The DNA region CAAACGCCTGAGGGGCTTGCGCCAGCCGCAGTATCGGCTCCGGGTGGGGGAAGTGAGGGTATTTTATGACGTCACGCGTCAAGCCGTCGCGGTCCTCGCGATCGTCACGAAGGCCGAAGCGGCCGGCTGGCTCGCCGAGCACGGGACGCCGGGTGCGCCAGGCGGCGCTGGCTGAGGTCAAGGACGACCTGTCGCGATTCCTGCGCCTGGCTGAATCCGAGGAAATCCTCATCACCCGGCACGGGAAGCCGGCTGGCGTGCTGATCGGCTTCGAGAGCGAGGACGACTGGCTCGACTATCGGTTGGAGCACCATCCTGAGTTCCTGCGGCGAGTAGCGGCGGCCCGAGAAGCACTGAGGAGCGGTCGTGGCGTTCGACTCGAGGATCTGCCGTCGTAACGGGCGGTCTAACAGCAGGCTAGAGCGGGCCGCCGCGACGCCGGCCGCTCAGCCTGGACGTTCGGCGCACAAGTGGAGCGAACAGCCGTTGAGGAGCTTAGTGAGTCGGTGCCGAGGCGGGAGACGGATAGCGTTCATGCACGTCCCCGCGGTCATGGCGCTTCTCATCCTGCCTCGGTCCTGGCGTACCAGCGAACGGGTTGCGTTTGGGCATTAGCTCACGTATGGTGAGTGTATGGCGCGTCTGATTTCGACGACGGTTCGACTCGAAGAGGAGGATGTCCGAGCTTTGCAGAGAGCCCGAGCGGCGGGCCACTCCGCCTCGGCCCTCATTCGCAAGGGGCTGCGGGTGGTAGCTTCTCGCTACTACACCGGCCGCCGGCCGCCCTCTACACGCCTCTTCGAGTCGACGGACAACAAACTCGGCGATGAATCTGAACTCTTCCGAGATCTCGAGGCTTGAGCCCGCCGATCGTCGCAGACACCGGCGGACTCCTCCGCGGACTCGCCAGCACGAGAGACGGCAAACCGAGTTTTCCTGAGTACGAGAAGATCCTGACGTCCGCGAGCCTGGTTATTGTGCCCGGACTCGTTCTTGCTGAGGTGGACTACTTTCTCCGGGATAACAGGGTCGCTATGCGGAAGCTCATCGCTGAGATTTTTGATCCGGCGACGCGGTACGAATATGAGCTGCCGTTACCATCCGACATCGTCCGTGCCCTCGAACTCGACGCCAGATTCGGGAAGCTCAACCTGGGGCTGGTCGATGGTACAGTCGTGGCTGTAGCTGAGCGACGGCACATCTACCGAGTGCTAACCACGGATCGCCGCGACTTCGCCGCGATCCGTGTCGGTCCGCGTCTTACACGGGCGCTCGACCTGTTGCCATGACGGCGGCAGAATACTCGTCGTTACCTGCCGTTCTTCGTTGTCTTCCGCGAAGCTCCTGAGCGCCTCTGCGGCGCCCGCCACCTCTGAAAGCCCCCGCAGTTACGCCCCC from Candidatus Methylomirabilota bacterium includes:
- a CDS encoding type II toxin-antitoxin system prevent-host-death family antitoxin, yielding MRQAALAEVKDDLSRFLRLAESEEILITRHGKPAGVLIGFESEDDWLDYRLEHHPEFLRRVAAAREALRSGRGVRLEDLPS
- a CDS encoding PIN domain-containing protein, which produces MSPPIVADTGGLLRGLASTRDGKPSFPEYEKILTSASLVIVPGLVLAEVDYFLRDNRVAMRKLIAEIFDPATRYEYELPLPSDIVRALELDARFGKLNLGLVDGTVVAVAERRHIYRVLTTDRRDFAAIRVGPRLTRALDLLP